In Triticum aestivum cultivar Chinese Spring chromosome 5B, IWGSC CS RefSeq v2.1, whole genome shotgun sequence, the following proteins share a genomic window:
- the LOC123110577 gene encoding BTB/POZ domain-containing protein NPY4, translating into MKYMKLGAKPDVFQTEGNIRFVATELATDIVITVGDVKFYLHKFPLLSKSSRLQTLVASTDEEGNDEVDISDIPGGPSAFEICAKFCYGMTVTLNAYNVLAARCAAEFLEMFETIDKGNLIYKIDVFLSSSIFRTWKDSIIVLQTTKSLLPWSENLKVINHCVDSIAAKASIDPSEVNWSYTYNRKKLPSESDPDSHWNGVRKQLTVPRDWWVEDICDLEMGLYKKVILAIKAKGRTTGEVVGEALRAYAYRRLFSTLDSAASNGLDCTRHRAALDTIISLLPPERGSVSCGFLLKLVRAACLLGSDEALRGELVKRIGSQLDRASVSDLLIPASSDENALYNVDLVSSILEEFMVQRNGDEEALDGESYPASLVSGESELALVRLVDGYLAEIAKDPNLPLQKFIAIAEMAPLAARPTHDGLYRAIDMYLKEHPSLSKSEKKRLCGLMDCKKLTAEASSHAVQNERLPLRLVVQVLFFEQLRASASADAAAASDHHPSSALRSLLPRENGNSYGSSRSAATTATTEDDQWGGGGVPASGDTSSFRSMSGLGNNKSGGNGGKATAKGPLQMPRKMLSKLWSGKASSGENSGGSDTSESPGSVNLEAETKSTHSRNTRHSVS; encoded by the exons ATGAAGTATATGAAGCTTGGAGCAAAACCAGATGTCTTTCAGACAGAGGGGAATATCAG GTTTGTGGCAACTGAACTAGCGACGGATATTGTTATCACTGTTGGAGATGTCAAGTTTTATCTTCACAAG TTCCCACTTTTGTCCAAGAGTTCCCGCTTGCAAACGTTGGTTGCCTCCACAGACGAGGAAGGCAACGATGAAGTAGACATTTCTGACATCCCCGGTGGACCTTCAGCATTTGAAATCTGTGCAAAGTTCTGCTATGGTATGACCGTCACGCTGAACGCGTACAACGTCCTTGCGGCCCGCTGCGCGGCCGAGtttctcgaaatgttcgagacgatCGACAAAGGGAACCTCATCTACAAGATTGATGTGTTCCTCTCCTCGAGCATATTCCGCACCTGGAAGGACTCCATCATCGTGCTGCAGACAACAAAGTCACTCCTTCCCTGGTCAGAGAACCTGAAGGTGATCAACCACTGCGTGGATTCCATTGCAGCCAAGGCTTCCATCGACCCGTCGGAGGTCAACTGGTCCTACACCTACAACCGGAAGAAGCTGCCGTCCGAGAGCGACCCCGACTCGCACTGGAACGGTGTGAGGAAGCAGCTGACGGTGCCTAGAGACTGGTGGGTGGAGGACATCTGTGACCTCGAGATGGGCTTGTACAAGAAGGTGATCCTGGCCATCAAGGCCAAGGGGAGAACCACCGGCGAGGTGGTCGGAGAAGCGCTGCGAGCCTACGCGTACCGAAGGCTGTTCAGCACCTTGGACAGTGCTGCGAGCAACGGGCTCGACTGCACACGGCACCGTGCAGCTCTTGACACCATCATTTCTCTGCTGCCACCTGAGAGAGGCTCAGTCTCCTGCGGCTTCCTGCTCAAGCTGGTGAGAGCGGCGTGCTTACTGGGGTCAGACGAGGCCTTGCGCGGCGAACTGGTAAAGAGGATCGGCTCGCAGCTGGACAGAGCTTCGGTCTCTGATCTTCTGATACCCGCGAGCTCCGACGAGAACGCTCTGTACAATGTTGACCTGGTGTCGTCGATACTGGAGGAGTTCATGGTGCAGCGCAACGGCGATGAAGAAGCGTTGGACGGCGAGAGCTACCCGGCCTCTTTGGTCTCCGGCGAGTCGGAGCTCGCGTTGGTGAGGCTGGTCGACGGGTATCTGGCCGAGATCGCCAAGGACCCCAACCTCCCTCTCCAAAAGTTCATCGCCATCGCGGAAATGGCGCCCCTCGCGGCTCGGCCGACCCACGATGGGCTTTACCGCGCCATTGACATGTATCTCAAG GAGCATCCGAGCCTGTCCAAGAGCGAGAAGAAGAGGCTGTGCGGGCTCATGGACTGCAAGAAGCTGACCGCCGAGGCGAGCTCGCACGCCGTGCAGAACGAGCGCCTCCCTCTGCGCTTGGTCGTGCAGGTCCTCTTCTTCGAGCAGCTCCGAGCATCCGCCTCTGCCGACGCGGCGGCAGCGTCTGATCACCACCCGTCCTCCGCCCTGCGCTCGCTCCTCCCCAGAGAGAACGGTAACTCGTACGGCAGCTCCAGGTCGGCTGCCACGACGGCCACGACCGAGGACGACcagtggggcggcggcggggtgccaGCGTCCGGCGACACCAGCTCCTTCCGGTCCATGAGCGGCCTGGGCAACAACAAGAGCGGAGGGAACGGCGGCAAGGCGACAGCCAAGGGGCCGCTGCAGATGCCGAGGAAGATGCTGAGCAAGCTGTGGTCCGGCAAGGCGAGCAGCGGGGAGAACAGCGGTGGCTCCGACACGTCGGAGAGCCCCGGCTCCGTCAACCTCGAGGCTGAAACCAAGTCCACGCATTCACGGAACACAAGGCATTCGGTCTCGTAG